A DNA window from Syngnathus typhle isolate RoL2023-S1 ecotype Sweden linkage group LG2, RoL_Styp_1.0, whole genome shotgun sequence contains the following coding sequences:
- the copz1 gene encoding coatomer subunit zeta-1 — protein sequence MDTHILEPSLYTVKAILILDNDGDRLYAKYYDDTYPTVKEQKAFEKNIFNKTHRTDSEIALLEGLTVVYKSNIDLFFYVIGSSHENELMLMAVLNCLFDSLSQMLRKNVERRALLDNMEGLFLAVDEIVDGGVILESDPQQVVHRVALRGDDVPLTEQTVTQVLQSAKEQIKWSLLR from the exons ATGGATACTCACATATTG GAACCGTCTTTGTACACCGTGAAGGCAATTCTCATTTTGGACAATGATGGCGACCGACTTTATGCCAAG TATTATGATGACACTTACCCCACAGTGAAGGAACAGAAAGCATTTGAGAAGAACATATTCAACAAAACACATCGGACAGACA GTGAGATCGCATTACTGGAAGGCCTCACGGTTGTCTACAAGAGCAACATTGACCTCTTCTTTTATGTGATTGGAAGTTCGCATGAAAATGAG CTGATGCTGATGGCTGTTCTGAACTGCCTCTTCGACTCCCTCAGTCAGATGCTGAG AAAAAATGTTGAGCGCAGAGCATTGTTGGACAATATGGAGGGGCTTTTCCTTGCCGTGGATGAAATTGTGGACGGAGG GGTGATCCTGGAGAGTGACCCTCAGCAAGTTGTTCACCGTGTGGCCCTAAGA GGGGATGATGTGCCTTTGACTGAGCAGACCGTCACCCAG GTCCTTCAGTCTGCCAAGGAACAGATCAAGTGGTCGCTTCTCCGGTAG